Within the Molothrus ater isolate BHLD 08-10-18 breed brown headed cowbird chromosome 36, BPBGC_Mater_1.1, whole genome shotgun sequence genome, the region ttcccctccctcccagttTCGGGGGTACCAGAGCAATCCCTGGCATTTCAGCGCCACTGGCCCCCCCAAAACTTGCCTTGATCTCTCTTGGGGTTCACAAGCTGCTTCCAAGGAACTCGGGGAGCACAAAGCAGGTTCTCACCCCCTCTGGAAAAGGcgattttggggattttgggggatatTTCTTAATATTCTGCTATAAAAATAGATGGATTTGGGCCGGCGGCTGCCGAGGAGTCGCCGCTCCCTGCGCCAGCCACGCTCCTCCTTACCTGATAACGGGTAACAGGTCTAATGAAACACCTGATTAATCCTTACTTTTGCTCTTCCTCCCCAAAaattcctccccctcccccagaaaatgaaggaaaaacatggaaagaaGGAGAGAGCGGGAAGacgccccccccgccccccttCCCCCTTGCTGGAGCCCTGGAGTGGAGGGAAGGGGGGGCACAGCCCCCACCTGGACACACCTGGATCAGGTGAGGGGGGGGCACCGCTCCAGGTGGTCCGGCCACTGCCGGAGTGGTGGGGTTGGGGTACCCGGGGGGGGTCCCAGGTGTGTCCACAGTGTCCTGGGGGGGCTCTCCAGggcccctcccagtgccctgcagcacctggaggagGCCTCAGGGCGCCCGGCGGGGACAGGTGAGGGCGTCCAGGTGTCCGGGCTGTGCCTCAggtgtccccacgctgtcctCAGTGGCCATGGAGGGGCTCTCGGGGGTCTCCATGGTGTCTGTGGCGCTCAtgggggggtccctgtgctCTCCAAGGTCTCCAGGTGCGTTTCTCCATCTCCTGGAGACCCAGGATGTCCTTGGTGTCCATGGAAGGGCGTGCCCAGGACCTGAATTGGGTTTCTCCGTGGTCTCCATGGCGCTCATGGGTGGACCCTGAGGTCTCCAGGATGTGTTTGGTGCTCATGGGGGGCCCTGAAGGTCCCCGAGGTCTCCATGGTGGGTTTCTCCATGGTCTCCATGGTGTCTATGGGGGGACACTGAGGTCTCCAGGTCTTCATGTGGGTTTCTCCATGATCTCCATGGGGGTCCCCGAAGGTCCCTCAAGGTCCACAAGGTCTCCAGCTGGGTTTCTCCATGGTCTCCATGGTGCCCATGGGGGTCCCTGAAGGTCCCCAAGGTCTCCAGTTGGGTTTCTCCGTGGTCTCCATGGTGCTCATGGGGGTCGCTGAAGGTCCCTGAAGGTCCCCAAGGTCTCCAGTTGGGTTTCTCCGTGGTCTCCATGGTGTCCCTGAAGGTCCCCAAGGTCTCCAGTTGGGTTTCTCCGTGGTCTCCATGGTGTCCCTGAAGGCCCCCAAGGTCTCCAGTTGGGTTTCTCCATGGTCTCCATGGTGTCCATGGGGTTCCCTGAAGGTCCCTGAAGGTCCCCAAGGTCTCCAGCTGAGTTCCTCCATGGTACTCATGGGGGTCCCTCAAGGTCCCTGAAGGTCCCCAAGGTCCCTGAAGGTCCCCAAGGTCTCCGTTTGGGTTCCTCCATGGTCTCCATGGTGCTCACGGGGGTCCCTGAAGGTCCCCAAGGTCCCCAGGTTCTCCACCCCCCTTTCCCCACGGTTCCCACAGAGGGGATCCCCAAATTCACCATCCCAATTCCACCACGGTGCTCATGGAGGGggtccccacatccccacaggAGACCCCCACACCCCCATGGGGTGGGACGGAGCACACCAACCTCAGGCCTTGTGCTGCTTGGTGGTCTTGAAGGACACCTGCAGCACGCGCTCGCCCAGGCGGTAGCCGTTGAGGCTGGCGATGGCCATGGCCGCCTCCTCGTAGTTGGTCATGGTGACGAAGCCGAAGCCCTTGCACTTGTTGGTGGCGAAGTCGCGGATCACCTTGACGTTGGTGACGGCGCCGAAGGGCCCGAAGAGCTGCCACAGGACGCTCTCGTCCGCCTCGGGCGCCAGGTTGTAGACGAAGATGCaccagcccggccccggcgtGCCCAGGCCCACCCCGGCCAGCGCCGGCACCGCCTCGATGGCCAGCGGGGAGAACCTGGGCAGCAGCGACAGCGGGCTGGCCCGGGGTCAGCCGGGGCTCCCGGGGGCCCTCCTGGGCCGGGGAGGGTCCCCGGGGTGGGgtctggggggtttgggggggttgggggtggggagggggggtgtTACCTCTTCACCCCATAGGCCACGTTCAGCAAGTTgtccaggctgggggaggagggggtgttagaggggacagcgggggtGGCCCTGGTGACAGGGGGGGGGTCTCTGTGCCCAGGGGGGTCCCACGCCCCGAGACCCCCCTGTGGGCACTCCCAGGGTCATTGGGgttcctgctcccacccctccGACGCCCCAGGACCCCCATTCCTGGGGCTATCCCCTATTTCCAGCCACTGGAAATCCAttctgggggtgtccccaatTCCTGGGGTGtgcccccattcccagctccccaggacccccattCTCAGGGATatcccccattcccaggccCCCAATTCCTGGGGTGTCCCCTCATTCCTGGGGTAtcccccccattcccagggtgTCCCCCCATTCCCGGTGTATCCCCCCCATCCCCGGGGTGTCCCCTCCATCCCCGGGGTGTCCCCCCCAATTCCCGAGGGTAtcccccccatccccagggtgtccccccATTCCCGGTGTATCCCCCCCATTCCTGGGGGTCCCCCCCATCCCGGGGCTCCCGTGTCTCACCGGAAGCGCTGCGGGGGGGGGTGCAGGGCCCCGTAGCGCCGGGCCCCGGGGCACAGGCTCAGCAGGGCCCCCCCCGATTTCTGCCCGGGGCTGTTGGCGAACTTGACCGTGATGGGCTCGGCCGCCCCGAGCGGCTTCTGCCCGTGCAGGCCCCGCACGGCCTCCTCGGCCTCCACGCGCTTGTCGAAGCGGATGAAGCCCACGCCCCGGGACACACCTGCGCAGGTGACGTGTGGGGGGGGGTCGGGGACAGCCCCCCCAAACCATCCAGAGCACCACAGAACCCCACAgaacccacagagccccacagaACCCCCTAAAATCCCACAGAACCCCACAGAACCCCCCAAAACTCCACAGAACCCTCCAGAGCTCACAGAACCCCACAgaacccacagagccccccaaaatcccacagaaccCACAGaacctccccaaaaccccacagaacccACAAAATCCCCCAGAATTCCACAGAACCCACAGAACGCCCCAGAACCCCACAGAACCCCACAGAAACTACAGAACCCCCCAGATCCCCACAGAAACCATAGAACCCCCCTAGaacctccccaaaatcccccagaaCTCCAcagaaccccccaaaaccccaaaaccccccagaaCCCCCTTCCTGCCTCGCCCACCCACAGACCCCTAAAGGGATCGCTGGGTAACCCCCACAAGGGGAGCCCCACCTCTCCAGAACCCCCAAAATTCACCAGAATCCCCCACCCCAGGGATATCCCACCCCCCCAAATCCAGGACCCCATTCCAAGGGATTTCCCACCCCCAAGaaccccccagaaccccccaaaatcccccaggaCCCCATTCCCAGGGATTTCCCACCCTCCAGAATCCCCCAGGACCCCGAGGACCCCCAGGcccccccatcccagggctgtccccccccatcccaggtgcGTTCCGGGCACCCCCGGCCTCACCCGTGACCTGGTCCACGAGGATGCGGGAGGTGATGATGCGGCCGTACTGCGAGAagagctgctccatctcctTCTGCCCCATGGCCTTGGGCAGCCCGCTCACGTACAGGTTGGCGTCGCGGATGGACGCGGAGCTGGGCCGGGCGTaggacacctgaggggacaggtgagccCTCGGCACCGCCAGGGACACGGGGACCGCGCACCCGGGGCTCCCACCCACCACAAAGGGACCCACCCACCACAATGGGACCCACAGGTGCCTCCCACCCACCACAAAGGGACCCACCCACCACAAAGGGACCCACAGGTGCCCCCTCCACCACAAAGGGACCCACAGGTGCCCCCTCCACCACAAAGGGACCCACAGGTGCCTCCCACCCACCACAAAGGGACCCACAGGTGCCTCCCACCCACCACAAAGGGACCCACAGGTGCCCCCTCCACCACAAAGGGACCCACTCCACCACAAAGGGACCCACAGGTGCCCCCTCCACCACAAAGGGACCCACAGGTGCCCCTTCCACCACAAAGTGCCCCCCTGAAGGATCCCACATGTGCCCCCccaccccaaagccccccaggTGCCACCCCCAGGTCACCTTGATGGTCTTGGTCTGCAGCTTGAGCCCGTTGAGGGCCCCGATGGCCCTGTCGGCGTCACCGGCCTCCACGTAGTTGACGAAGCCGTAGCCCAGGCTTTGCCCTGGGGCACGGTGTCACCGTGTCACCGTCACCGGGGTGGCACTGCCCCCTGCgcccccagagccacccccagccctgtccccagagccaccccgCCAGCCTcgctgtgtcccctgtgtccccatggatgtggcactcgggGGCAaacctggggggacagggacaccagggtcatggggacagggacaccggggtcatggggacagggacaccggggtcatggggacagtgtgggacagggacactggggtcatggggacagggacaccggggtcacggggacagggacacc harbors:
- the ELAVL3 gene encoding ELAV-like protein 3 isoform X3; protein product: MVTQILSTVEAQAPSAAGPSGCGPVPVPVPVPVVAVPGPGVAAALPNGAPPGPPPVADDSKTNLIVNYLPQSMSQEELRSLFGSLGDIESCKLVRDKVTGQSLGYGFVNYVEAGDADRAIGALNGLKLQTKTIKVSYARPSSASIRDANLYVSGLPKAMGQKEMEQLFSQYGRIITSRILVDQVTGVSRGVGFIRFDKRVEAEEAVRGLHGQKPLGAAEPITVKFANSPGQKSGGALLSLCPGARRYGALHPPPQRFRLDNLLNVAYGVKRFSPLAIEAVPALAGVGLGTPGPGWCIFVYNLAPEADESVLWQLFGPFGAVTNVKVIRDFATNKCKGFGFVTMTNYEEAAMAIASLNGYRLGERVLQVSFKTTKQHKA
- the ELAVL3 gene encoding ELAV-like protein 3 isoform X4, producing MVTILSTVEAQAPSAAGPSGCGPVPVPVPVPVVAVPGPGVAAALPNGAPPGPPPVADDSKTNLIVNYLPQSMSQEELRSLFGSLGDIESCKLVRDKVTGQSLGYGFVNYVEAGDADRAIGALNGLKLQTKTIKVSYARPSSASIRDANLYVSGLPKAMGQKEMEQLFSQYGRIITSRILVDQVTGVSRGVGFIRFDKRVEAEEAVRGLHGQKPLGAAEPITVKFANSPGQKSGGALLSLCPGARRYGALHPPPQRFRLDNLLNVAYGVKRFSPLAIEAVPALAGVGLGTPGPGWCIFVYNLAPEADESVLWQLFGPFGAVTNVKVIRDFATNKCKGFGFVTMTNYEEAAMAIASLNGYRLGERVLQVSFKTTKQHKA
- the ELAVL3 gene encoding ELAV-like protein 3 isoform X1 — its product is MVTQILSTVEAQAPSAAGPSGCGPVPVPVPVPVVAVPGPGVAAALPNGAPPGPPPVADDSKTNLIVNYLPQSMSQEELRSLFGSLGDIESCKLVRDKVTGQSLGYGFVNYVEAGDADRAIGALNGLKLQTKTIKVSYARPSSASIRDANLYVSGLPKAMGQKEMEQLFSQYGRIITSRILVDQVTGVSRGVGFIRFDKRVEAEEAVRGLHGQKPLGAAEPITVKFANSPGQKSGGALLSLCPGARRYGALHPPPQRFRLDNLLNVAYGVKSPLSLLPRFSPLAIEAVPALAGVGLGTPGPGWCIFVYNLAPEADESVLWQLFGPFGAVTNVKVIRDFATNKCKGFGFVTMTNYEEAAMAIASLNGYRLGERVLQVSFKTTKQHKA
- the ELAVL3 gene encoding ELAV-like protein 3 isoform X2, which translates into the protein MVTILSTVEAQAPSAAGPSGCGPVPVPVPVPVVAVPGPGVAAALPNGAPPGPPPVADDSKTNLIVNYLPQSMSQEELRSLFGSLGDIESCKLVRDKVTGQSLGYGFVNYVEAGDADRAIGALNGLKLQTKTIKVSYARPSSASIRDANLYVSGLPKAMGQKEMEQLFSQYGRIITSRILVDQVTGVSRGVGFIRFDKRVEAEEAVRGLHGQKPLGAAEPITVKFANSPGQKSGGALLSLCPGARRYGALHPPPQRFRLDNLLNVAYGVKSPLSLLPRFSPLAIEAVPALAGVGLGTPGPGWCIFVYNLAPEADESVLWQLFGPFGAVTNVKVIRDFATNKCKGFGFVTMTNYEEAAMAIASLNGYRLGERVLQVSFKTTKQHKA